CGGGCGATTGCCTGCGCGGCTTGCAGGGCTTCCTGCGCCTTAAGTGTCCATTGATCTATGTTCATGTGTTGTCCCCCAAGGTGCTGTTTTTGCGTTCAATCTTAATAATTGGCGGAACGGGAGTAGTTGGTTTTAATGATGTTCGTTTTTGGGGTTGTGAAATGGGGTGCGAGATACTTGCACGCCGAGCCGGGTTAAGTCTGCGCAACCCGGCCGGAATCTGCTTACCTGCGCGTAAGCGTTACAATCGAGTGAGTGTCCATTTCAAGCAGGTACCGCAAGCTCGACCACTTGTATTCGGTCGCTTCGGCGACTAATCCCCGTTCCACTGGGTTTCCATGCATGTACCTCATTCGGCGACTGATTGCATCCGAACCGGGCAAAGCGATATCATCGTATCGGTCTCGCCAAAGTGTGGCGTCTGGATAACCCAGTATGTCCCGTTGTTTTGAAGCTTCGCGCTTGAACGAGTTCATCAATTGCGAAACCAGAGGGCCATCTGTCTCTTGAAAAAGCAAGGCGTGTAGGTGGTCTGGCATCAACACGTAGCCGAAGCAGACGAGACGGTATCTTTCACGGTATTTCTCGAACAGCAGCAGAAGTTTTGTGCACGTCTCATCATTTACAAACCAGTCGCCGCGAACGCGCGTGACTGCAGTGACAAAGTGAGTCGTGGCTTCCAAGTCATAGCGTTGATGTCTGCGGCGCATGGTTCTCCAGATTCCGGCCGGGTTGCGGCGGCCTTAACCCGGCTCGGCGAGATTGGCGGCGAATTTCTTGACCTACAATTGGAAATCGCTTCAATTTCTCCAGATTCTGGCCGGGTTGCGGCGGCCTTAACCCGGCTTGGCGATGAAAGGCACCCCCAGCGGGCGTTCACCCGCTGGGGAGCTATTCACTTACTTCTTCTTATCCTCATCCACGACTTCGTAGTCGGCGGATTCGGTGCCGGGTTCTGATGCTGTCGAACCGTCTCCCGCCGAGCCGGTTGGTTGACCTTGAGCGGCATCCTGATAGAGCGACGGCGCGATTTGGCTCCAGACGCTGGTCAGGTCTTCAGTCGCGCTCTTGATTTCGGAAACGCTTGAGCCTTTCAGTGCTTCCTTCACGCGATTGACGGCGGCTTCGAGCTTGGACTTGTTGTCGCCAACGAGTTTGGCTTCAAGTTCTTTCATCTGGCGCTCGGTTTGGAAGACCAGAGCATCCGCGCCGTTGCGAATATCCACTTCCTCACGGCGCTTGCGGTCTTCGTCCGCGTGAGCTTTGGCATCGGTTTTCATGCGCTCGATTTCTTCCTTGGAAAGACCGCTCGAATGCGTGATCTTGATGGATTGCTCCTTGTTCGTGGCCTTGTCTTTTGCGCTCACGGACAAGATGCCGTTGGCGTCAATGTCGAAGGTCACTTCAATCTGCGGGACACCGCGCGGCGCGGGCGGAATTCCGTCAAGCGTGAAGCGTCCGATGGTCTTGTTGTCCATCGCCATTGGGCGCTCGCCTTGCAAAACGTGAATCTCGACCGACGGTTGGCTGTCACTGGCCGTGGAGAAAATCTCCGTGCGACGCGTAGGAATCGTGGTATTCGACTCGATGAGTTTCGTCATCACGCCACCCATGGTCTCGATGCCAAGCGAAAGCGGAGTTACGTCGAGCAGGAGCACGTCTTTGACATCGCCCGCGAGAATGCCACCTTGAATTGCGGCGCCGACAGCCACGACTTCATCGGGATTGACGCCACGATGCGGATCTTTGCCGAAGAATTCCTTGACGACTTCGATAATGCGCGGCATGCGGGTCGAACCACCGACCAGAATGACTTCGTCAATATCGGAGGGCTTCAAGCCTGCATCCTGCAGAGCCTTACGAGTCGGCGTAATTGAACGCTGCACGAGGTCTTCAGTTAGTTCCTGGAACTTCGCACGCGTGACGACGATGTCCAAGTGCTTTGGACCATCAGCAGTCGCGGTGATGAACGGCAGATTGACTTGCGTTTGCGACGAGCCGGAGAGTTCGATCTTGGCTTTCTCGGCGGCCTCTTTCAAACGCTGAAGCGCCATCGGGTCTTTGCGAAGGTCAATTCCTTCGCTCTTTTTGAATTCATCAGCGAGGTAATCAATCAGCCGCTGGTCCCAATCATCGCCGCCCAAATGCGTGTCGCCGTTGGTGGATTTCACTTCAAAGACGCCATCACCAAGTTCCAAAATGGAGATATCGAACGTTCCGCCACCGAGGTCATACACGGCAATCTTCTCGTCCTTGTGATCCTTATCGAGACCGTAGGCAAGCGCGGCGGCTGTGGGCTCGTTAATGATGCGCACGACTTCGAGACCTGCTACATCGCCGGCATCCTTGGTGGCCTGGCGCTGCGCATCGTTAAAGTACGCAGGCACGGTGATGACGGCCTTGTGGACCTTCTCTCCCAAGTAATCTTCGGCGGTCTGCTTCATCTTCTGCAGGATCATCGCAGAAATTTCGGCGGGAGTATACTCTTTGTCCTCAATTTTCACACGCGCCAGTCCATTTCCACCGACAAGCTCATAGGGCACAAGCTTCATTTCGTGCTCAACTTCATCACGACGGCGGCCCATGAAGCGCTTGATCGAGTAGATGGTCTTCTTGGGGTTCGTGACGGCCTGACGCTTGGCAGCGGCTCCGACGAGACGTTCGCCGGTTTTGGAGAACGCGACAACCGAGGGGGTTGTGCGCGCTCCTTCGCTGTTCGGAATCACAACCGGTTCGCCGCCTTCGATGACCGCAACGCAAGAGTTGGTGGTTCCGAGGTCAATTCCAATGATTTTCGACATGGTACTTTCCTTCTATGTTTAAGTTAAACAATCCATTTAATCTCTATTGTATGTGGCAAGGGTCATACCAGATTCCTAAGTTTAGTAATAACAAAAAGAAAACGGCAGTCACTTTCAAGTGTCTGCCGCACAGAGCTGCCATAATGACAGCCTCTACTTGTCAATTCGGCGCCACATCTGCCATGCAGGCCGAACCGCATCGGATGACGAAACCAATTCAGCTACCTTCAGAGATAACTCGACTTGAAGTGCCGTCGCACCAAGGTTTAAAGCACCTTTTAGATGAGAGAAAAGCTGACGCGGAAAACCCAGAACTGAAAGCACCGCCACCTCGAGCAATTCCCGCCAGTAAGCCGGAATACCGGGACGAGACATGACCAAACCATACCCGATCCACACGGTCCAGCGGGACAGCTCTGGGCTGACGTGCTCAAGGTTCACACGCAACTTTTCAACATTGCCCCTGTAAACCTCGGACTGCAACGCCCATCCGCGCTCAAATGTGGATATTGGCGGCAGGTCAATGAGCTCTTCGGGGTGCGGAGGAAGACCGTTCCCATAAACATCCTGAATCATGAAAGCCGCTTCCAGCGAAGACTGGAAACCAGCCAGTAGAAACAACTGAAGCGCTGCCTCGCGGAGCGACTCAATTGAGTATTCGCGCTCCTTGTAACGAGCAAGACAGTCCTTGGCCAAAGGCTCCTGCGGTTTTAGCCACAAAACTGAGAGAGCGCAAAGCAGGAGTAGCTGCTCCTGCTCGTTGTGTTCATCAAGGAAGTTCCAAAGGGGGTGAATCGTCATCAAGATGCTGGTGCCAGCTCTCCTTACAAGACTTCAACAGCCGATTGAACTTCGCGAAGCAGGTCACCGGATCGCACTAACTCGAGAGATTCTGCAATGTCGTCGGCAAGATAGCGGTCGCGTTCGAGTGGACGGATATGTTTGCGGATCTTAGCCCACGCGGCTTCACTGCCGACTCCAAACTTCAGGTTTGGCGACTGTTTCCTGCGAACATCCAGCGCCTGAGCACCACATAGCAGTTCAATGGCCACAATTTTCTGAACATTATTGAGAATCTCGGCGGCCTGTCGCGCACCATGTGTTCCCATGGAAACGATATCTTCTTGATTCTCAGAAGTAGGAATCGAATCCACAGAAGCCGGATGAGCGAGCACTTTGTTCTCACTGGCGAGAGCGGCCGCAGTGTAGCTTGCCATCATCAAACCAGATTCAATACCGGGCTTGGCAGCGAGGTAAGGCGGTAAACCAAAGTTCAAGTGCCTGTC
This sequence is a window from bacterium. Protein-coding genes within it:
- a CDS encoding carboxymuconolactone decarboxylase family protein translates to MMTIHPLWNFLDEHNEQEQLLLLCALSVLWLKPQEPLAKDCLARYKEREYSIESLREAALQLFLLAGFQSSLEAAFMIQDVYGNGLPPHPEELIDLPPISTFERGWALQSEVYRGNVEKLRVNLEHVSPELSRWTVWIGYGLVMSRPGIPAYWRELLEVAVLSVLGFPRQLFSHLKGALNLGATALQVELSLKVAELVSSSDAVRPAWQMWRRIDK
- the dnaK gene encoding molecular chaperone DnaK, with product MSKIIGIDLGTTNSCVAVIEGGEPVVIPNSEGARTTPSVVAFSKTGERLVGAAAKRQAVTNPKKTIYSIKRFMGRRRDEVEHEMKLVPYELVGGNGLARVKIEDKEYTPAEISAMILQKMKQTAEDYLGEKVHKAVITVPAYFNDAQRQATKDAGDVAGLEVVRIINEPTAAALAYGLDKDHKDEKIAVYDLGGGTFDISILELGDGVFEVKSTNGDTHLGGDDWDQRLIDYLADEFKKSEGIDLRKDPMALQRLKEAAEKAKIELSGSSQTQVNLPFITATADGPKHLDIVVTRAKFQELTEDLVQRSITPTRKALQDAGLKPSDIDEVILVGGSTRMPRIIEVVKEFFGKDPHRGVNPDEVVAVGAAIQGGILAGDVKDVLLLDVTPLSLGIETMGGVMTKLIESNTTIPTRRTEIFSTASDSQPSVEIHVLQGERPMAMDNKTIGRFTLDGIPPAPRGVPQIEVTFDIDANGILSVSAKDKATNKEQSIKITHSSGLSKEEIERMKTDAKAHADEDRKRREEVDIRNGADALVFQTERQMKELEAKLVGDNKSKLEAAVNRVKEALKGSSVSEIKSATEDLTSVWSQIAPSLYQDAAQGQPTGSAGDGSTASEPGTESADYEVVDEDKKK
- a CDS encoding transposase, with the protein product MRRRHQRYDLEATTHFVTAVTRVRGDWFVNDETCTKLLLLFEKYRERYRLVCFGYVLMPDHLHALLFQETDGPLVSQLMNSFKREASKQRDILGYPDATLWRDRYDDIALPGSDAISRRMRYMHGNPVERGLVAEATEYKWSSLRYLLEMDTHSIVTLTRR